The following are encoded in a window of bacterium genomic DNA:
- a CDS encoding transcriptional repressor, protein MTEEPKKDEIHKAFRSYLISHSLKATPERFAILDEIYATNFHFDADDILMRMRKKNSMASRATIYRTLELLEKCGLIRKAKLGDTKAYYEHTYGRHHHEHMKCTSCGRVIEFESEEIEKLQDVICRQYNFKMTHHILHLFGICEECQQSPDRKPKQTKLSELTVK, encoded by the coding sequence ATGACAGAAGAACCTAAAAAAGACGAAATTCACAAAGCGTTTCGTTCCTACCTGATTTCGCATTCATTAAAAGCTACGCCCGAACGTTTCGCGATCTTAGATGAGATATACGCTACCAATTTCCATTTTGATGCCGATGACATCTTAATGCGGATGCGAAAAAAAAATAGCATGGCTTCGCGTGCAACGATATATCGGACCTTAGAGCTTCTAGAAAAATGCGGATTGATACGCAAAGCCAAGTTAGGCGATACCAAAGCGTATTATGAACATACTTACGGGCGCCACCACCATGAGCACATGAAGTGTACGTCGTGCGGTCGCGTGATCGAATTTGAATCGGAAGAGATCGAAAAATTACAGGATGTGATTTGCCGTCAATATAATTTCAAAATGACGCATCATATTTTGCATCTATTCGGTATCTGTGAAGAGTGTCAACAATCGCCGGATCGCAAGCCCAAACAAACCAAACTTTCCGAACTCACCGTTAAATAA